A single Gammaproteobacteria bacterium DNA region contains:
- the dut gene encoding dUTP diphosphatase: protein MQNIEIKILDSRVGDTLPLPTHATPGSAGMDLRACLDAPLILEPGQTELIPTGIAIHIADPGLAALILPRSGLGHKNGIVLGNLVGLIDSDYQGQLFVSCWNRGHTTFTMQPGERMAQLVIVPVVQVQFTVVSEFASSERGTGGFGSSGRQ, encoded by the coding sequence ATGCAAAACATTGAAATTAAAATTTTAGATTCTCGCGTTGGCGATACGCTACCGCTACCCACTCATGCAACGCCAGGTTCTGCTGGCATGGATTTACGTGCTTGTTTAGATGCACCCTTAATTTTAGAACCTGGTCAAACTGAATTAATCCCAACCGGCATCGCTATTCATATTGCCGATCCCGGTTTAGCGGCATTAATTTTACCGCGTTCTGGTTTAGGCCATAAAAACGGCATCGTACTTGGCAATTTAGTTGGATTAATTGATTCCGATTATCAAGGCCAATTATTTGTTTCGTGCTGGAATCGCGGTCATACCACTTTCACTATGCAGCCCGGTGAACGCATGGCGCAATTAGTGATCGTACCAGTAGTGCAAGTGCAGTTTACTGTCGTTAGCGAATTCGCTAGCAGTGAACGTGG